In the genome of Ziziphus jujuba cultivar Dongzao chromosome 10, ASM3175591v1, the window ATGCTACAGATCCTGTTTCTTTCTCCTCTTGAATCATTGCTCTTCTGCTACTGCACAGCTGTCAGCTATCCAACATTgattctcctctctctctccctctctctctatctctctctctcctctttttccTCCCCAATATTTGGCATTGCCATTGCCATTGGCACCcttttaacattttttgtttAGTAAGTGGGTGATTACTTTAGAGACTGCAAGATGTTACGAGCTTTCCATGGTTACATAGCAATAGTTATGctgcatttgaatttgattgttATCAATGTTACATAGGACACCTTTTACCTCCCCTATTAGGCTTCAATACCAACCCTCTAAATCTTGCCTGGCAGCgcccaaaattgaaaattcgTGTGCATTTCCCACTTGCTAAATTGTCCTGATGATACTGAATGATAGTCACAATCATATTTGTTAtgaagatttatatatatatatatatatatatatatgtatgtataaacaCAGGGGCTTGTGGGgttatttaaccaaaaaaattgtggtttattattattattgtcagaATAGTTGAAAAATCATAAGTACTTGGCAAGGGACTTAAAAGGGACATGTGAGTTTAATAAGTTGGATTAGAAATTTTCACCTAATGGAAATTTTAGCACTTAAAGGTGACAGCTTTAAAAAAAGCTAGCAAGCAATGGTTATAGgtgacattttttaatttttaatttttttggtaataaatagTTATAGGTCACAGTTGTTATGGCAATCAGGACACATGAAGGCCCATTCTTTTGAATTCTTTATGTGTATTTCTTCAGACAAGGTATAGTAGGCATTAAGTTAGGCATCTGGATCATGAAcatcaaaaaacacaaaaaagaaaagtgtaCTACTTGTGGGATTACCATGTAGCTTTCTTTGTCTTTACATTTTGTATTCGTGTATAAAGCTTAAGCTCCCCCTCTTCTTTTAAAGTAGTGCATTAAAAAAAGACTTCCCCTGGCTGGCTGCAGGTATAACCTAAGATGATGGCTTCATCTCCTATATCTCAAGTCTCACTATGCTGCTGCTAACTGCTAAGAACAGGTTAGTTCATGAAATGAAAATTCTCTTTACCACCCCACTCGTAATCCTatctttcttcatcttttttgtttcttgttaaGCTTTTAATCACTTTCATTACTACAAAAGAATACATGCATcttatgggttcacattttgcCTTCAAGGAAAGGAAGTGAGGAACAAGTCAAAGAAAATagcatttgatttttatttttttgcaattttagagCCCAGAGGTATCTCATAGCAAGAAGTGGCAATGGGACTGGCTTCCGCCATATCTTATAGGCACTGGCTTGTGCGATTTATGTTAAACCATCAATTAAATTGTGAACTTGTATAACTTTTTTCTGAATTAGTGATTTCAACCCTTTTCTCTGTGTCCTCGACTTTCTAATTTAACTGATCGAGTTTGAAGCCTTTGCTATTGACTATGGAGGGGTGACACAAATACGAGTTTGAGAACTTTTATTCAAGAAAACCATTTGAACCATTTCTCTGGAAGTataagacatttttttttcccttctttattttaaaaaagtaaaataaaatatttaccttTCATTTTCATAGTTCTCAGAAAATGCATTTTCCAATATGTTTTCCTTGAGCGGTTCTCAAGCATGCACGATTGGAGTTGTCTATGTCTTCATTTTGCAATTCTCTTGGGGacgatgataaaaaatatagatcACAATAACTTTCATGGAATATATTTGAGTTTTGTATTCAATTTATCACTGAAGATTGTTGCAATATTAGTATTTCATGGTTTACTCGATATGTCTAtcagaatgtatatatattctcgTCATTCCTTTTTTCAGGTTTGGAGACCGCCACTAATGCACAATAACGTCTGTGGTGAAGTAGCCACAAGTGAATTACTTAGAAGCAAGCATTTgatatttcaaattaattagtaaGCCAGTGTTCATATCTACTACTCCGCTCCACTCGTACCACCCACAGTCTTTATACAGCTGACAAGTATGAACGAGATTGGTTCTGAGAAAACAAAGCCATGGAACATATATACAAGTACAGACTCAAGCCCAGCTCAAGCTGCAGGAGTTGATAGTGAAACTCCATGGAAAAGCTTTGGGACATCCATGAATGCcatttcttttggttttgttgCCACGGCCATCTTGATATCTATGTTTCTTATAATGGCCATCTTTGAACATATATTTAGGCCAACTCCATCTTTTTCCTCATCTGAAGATATTGCCAACCGTTCTCTAGAGTTGGGACAATTTGAGAAACTTGGACATTCACAAACAGTAAGTTCAATCCATATCTCCCCGGTCAAAATATTGTGAATTTGATCTGCCTGTGCTTGAGTTTTGGCTACTCAGAAAGAAAATATAACCAAAGTGAAAGAGCTCCAACTGGTCTGTGTTTAAACTGAACAACATGTAGAATTCGGAGTAGTTTTCTTTCTCAACTTGTTTACTTTCTTCTGATTTTCCAAGTTTTTCTAGAATTGATTTGAGCTGATGTATGGTTTATGGTTGTTTACTGGGACAGGTTTCAACATCTTATGCATCTGATTTTTCAGTGTTGATGCCAGGACACCAGTATCCAACATACATTGCACAACCTGCTCCTCTTCCCTGCACAAGGGAAGGGATATATTGGCCTTCACATGCTCATCAACAACAACACACTTCTCTCCTTCCTTAGCAGCCAAATCACTGAGGCTGAGACTGtttgtaaaattacaaaatctaTCACCTTTTATCACTTTCTATACtaaaattatctaaatttaacACGGCAcacccttttattttttcttcttgttgccGAGTGTATTTCCCTCCCCGATTCATATAAGCAAGGAAGCATTTAACTGCTGAGGAATGTCTTTTCaattaagatatttttttctGCATTCGTTAGCTTGCCTCTGCCTCTACGTTTTTGAGTGCTTCACTCttgtaaaattacaaaattcaaatttgttcaACCCTTGCACTAATATACGTGAATCACAgtgtgattatatatatatatatatatatatatatatatatgtatacatataaagcTGGGCAACAGGCTTTATTTGCAGGTCGCTAGCAAGGAGAACAGAAAATTAAGAAGTGAAATTTATGTAGAGCTTAATTAGGTAGAGATACAATATACACGTTGAGAATGAATTCTCTAACCATATGCAGGTACctgcataaaaatgtttttcttggggggaaaaaaaaaaaaaatctgttttaatttgtagaaacattaaaaaagaaatacctACTGCCGTTAAAGTTGCAAGGTTTTCTAAAGTTGTTTTCTATGAACTGTCTGGGCCACATTCTACTTATGAGATACATTTTAACGATCTCTCATGAAATCCTGAAAGAAAAATTGACACCCAACTATAAGGGGAATGCAACCCACTTACAAAGTCAAAATGATTTTCAAGAttcccaaaagaaaataaaaagaaacagaaaaaaaaaaaaaaaaaaaatcattcccaTTTCTAAATTACATGGCTACAAATATTATGGGAAGCCAATTTTGAACCCACGAAAAGGGATCCTAGACAAGCATCCAAAATCTCCAATAACCACTTGCAAACCCCAAGTCCCAACAgggtttttaactttttatatcTATAGGGTGCCAATGGGGTTAGCAATTAACGTGCGCGTACTGAGGAAGAATACAACATTTAGCAATACAATCAACAGCCTCCCACCCTACAATGACTTCTCTCTCTGCTCGTTCCTTCTCTGTAGAATTCTAGCTATATCACTGTTTCTTGTAACTTCCCTTCTTTGACCAACAAAACATAATAATCTGCTATTGATCATCCATTGCTTCTTCATCAGGTAAGATCACAGTTAACAATGAATACTTGACCCGCAGTGATATCCTGCCCTTCTCTACAACAAGTCTCGCCCCAGATACAACCCAATAACCAGGAGTTTCCTGTGGCCCTCTCGTCATCTCTGTGGTATCAACAAATTTCAGAAGCTTAGGGGCCTGGACAGGAACAGGTGGGCCCCCAGGATAAACAGCAGAGTTTATGTTTACATCTGCCGGCCTTGGTGGTGGCTTCTGAACTGTTGTAAAATGATGGCTGATCAGCGTTGATATCAGTCCAGATTTATGTGCCAACCCTGGAGATCCATCCCATTCAGGATGCTTTACTACTGCTGCTCCTGAGACATTGGAGAAGCGGAGTCTCAAGAACAGAATATTTTTTATCCCATAATTCTCAACTTGTAACTGGGCTCCGGTCACTATTGAAAGATCCTCATCAGACTCCACAGGAGCAGTGCAGACATGAGAGAAGTTCTTCCATTGCACTTTTTCATAGTATTTACGGTCATAGGACTCTCGGCGGAAGTTCCCATTTGGATCATCTtcaagttggaaaatttttggGAGGGAGGAGAGATGCTGTAAGTGGATGGCTAAGCGGTTACTTCTTTTACCTTCTAGATATAGTCGCAGGCCAGTTACTGGCCTTTTACCCACATCAACCTGTcaccaaaaaatttataacaaataaagttTTGCTAGAAAACCAGTCCAAAATTTTTAGAAGGTATAATGACTTCTATTACCTCCATGAATTACTACTGCtaggttcaaagacaacaaaAGTTTCTTACCGCCATTCACACGTTAACATGCACATATACAAAATTGCTACTTTTTTACAGCAGAACATTACATTTTAACTGTCTTATTCCTTCTCCTCAGTGATGAACTCGTAAAACAACTTATTGAACCTTGTCCTTAAGCAGCGTAGTGATAAAGATTTCTGAACTAGATCTAAGCCAAAGGGCATTGAGTGGAGCAgactagaagaaaaaaattttaaatgaagcTGTTCTAAGATTTTTTCTTGGTTTCTTTACTTCTTTTTATCTACTTTTGATCATTATTAGGTCTAAAATCCATCTTTATAAGTAATTATGATGCCAAAcatcaatataatattttttatagctTAAGGCCACGACTCTAACTCCACGTACACGAGACTCAAACATATATGATCAAGAGAAGAACTTTACTGAAGTGGTATTCACATAAAGCTTAGGCCCCATGAAGCTAAATTGTAGAGATGCACTGCTTTGCTGCTTTCGTTGTGGACCAAGGGGAAGTTCACTAAACACGGGTGCCCACTGACGAGGCAGCTGAAATTCCAAAAATTGGTGGAGCTCTTCAATTGGTGGTTTATCTGCAAGAATAGGTCCAGAAGGATGAGATTTTAAACTCACAGTTGACTAAATGATAATAAACCAAAAGAGTTGCAGTAATACAAAACCAGAAAATAGGTATGCAATAATAAGAACTCCTCCTCACATCTTAAGTAAAGATTTATGGCATGGCTCAAGAATCCACTCCCTGGGACCCCATTCAACAAAGAAGTAATCGGGATAAAGGACATTGAGATCACATCAGGTTCAAATTGAACGGTTCGCAACCATTCATTATGAGATAAATTTCTAATATCACTTCCACCTCGCCTCTTGCAAATGCTTACAATATCCTGCaattatactaattaataacagaataaaaaatatagttgCACATACGTATAGCGTAATAAACATATAATCTCCATAAATTATAACCCCTATGCAGAAGACTTGATCTAGGTTATCAAGACCATAATATAAGAAAACGTACCTCCTTGTGTGAGTAAGAACTTGATGGACTAGCATCTGCAAACCGTAGCCGCTGCTCCCTGATTTCAAactgaaataaaaatgattagatAAGATATCTTGAAAACTAAAAGATAACTATCAATAAGCTGTTCCACCAAATGGCTCAATTAACAGTGTGGAAAATAATCAAAGGACCTAAACTAACATAAATGTTCGCAATTCAACAGTACAGCTTTTCCaggcagaaaataaaaaagtagaacATGACTGAATCTACCTGTGGCAAATTTGAGCTTGTTTAGAGTGTGACAAGAAGCAGGGAACTTGTCAAAACAACAGTGCAAAGGGGATTTATGTTACACTTAACCTTCCTGAAAAGTGGAATTTCTGAAAAGTTGAATTTTTACACAGTTTCAATTTTCTGCCTGTAACGTGTAACAatcctcccaaaaaaaaatttttggttgTGACATCATGGTCCTCatatccataaaaaaataagacaATAACCTAAATGCCCAAAATCTAAGATATAAGGCTAAAGTTACCAGCCACTACAGACGTTATTTACAGACCTTTCCGTCCTTGTAAACTTGTTGTGAAGATGTACTATACTGTCCATTGGCATCTAAAAACCTTTTATCTGCCATATCCTTTAACTTTTTCTGCACATCAGCAGGCTGAAGAGTTGATGAGTGCTGCTGCTTCACGTATATAACATCCTTCCCTCCCATCCTCACACCAACAATAATGTGGGTGccaaatgtttcaataaacctGAAATGATTAAAGACATCAAGGATATGTCAATCTTTAGAAAGCAAGATAACAAAAACAGATCATAACGTTTCCAGATATAAACATAGACTGTTTTAGAGAGTGCAGTTGGCATGCACATCAGCTTCAACGCGTTTCTAAAAACTTCATAATTCACCTTGCCAATGCAGCAGGCTCCCACGACGATGGGACAGCTTTCTTGACGTGATCGCATAATACCATCTGAGTCTTTTCCAATGCAACAGTGTAAAGAGTGATGAATACCCCATCAAACGCAAGGGTTTTGGTGTTGGCCGCGTCTTTCTGCCAACAGCCAGAGAAATCAAACATAGCATTGAAGAGGCCTGAAGGAATTTTTCCAGTTAAAGTAATTTCCTGGTTGAACTGCTCTGACATCTGGGGgggagagagggggagagagagagagagagagagagagagattaagaCCCCAATAGTGAAGAAAAAGTTGTCATCTCTATTGCTGCTCATTGTTGTACTGGTAGATATAAACACACAAGGAAGATGCAAATGCATTCCTCTAAAAACAAACTAGATGCAAATGCATTCCTCTAAAAACAAACTACTCAAGAAAGCCAATGCGGTGGTAATTTGTCCACGATCAGGCTTTTTGGCAtgggaaaaaataaacaaaggaaAAGGTACCTTTTCCTACCAAAATGCATTCTGAAACACATACCAGAAATTGAAATCTAATATTTGTTAAGAAATTGTAAAAAGGTACCTAcagacgaagaagaagacgaagacgaAGACGATATTTAATTTAACATACAGTAGTAAGCCAATCAAACAAACTAATACCTGTTGGAAAGAGAGAACATCGGACCTAAATCGCGTCCGCTCTCCTTTATCACATTTGATTGATTTAGAGACATTTGAGATTGTAATTCCACCGGGCAAAACAATATCGCGACCGTCATCTGCATCAATCTCAATCAAACGCGAACCGATTAAATCCCCTTTACAGTATTTGAGTCGCAGATCGGTTGAGATATCATATCCACGCCCTATTGACCCAATTGCAACCTCAGCAGCTTTCAGAGCTGGAACCTTCAGCGCCATAACTCAGCACATTGCTGTCCTTCACCCACACCCACCACACCCAGTCCCAGACCCTCCCTGATTCCAGTTCAAGTTCAACTtcgctaaaaaaataaataaataaataaataaatctaagtTCCAATTTAGATTATCTAACTTCTTCCACACAGGCCAGCCAGATCCCAACTCTATATCAGAGTTCTAAATCAACTTCCTCTCAAACAGCTAGAAGCAAAGGCAAAGTTGACACATTTTCTACTCTGCACAAACCACCAGatccaaccaactagaatttaGCTGAAAGTATGCATGCTAAGCTCAACCTAATCCAATATTACAACAAATTCGTGCATATCTAGCAGAAACCGATGCGTAACTCGTACATTGCTTTTACGATTAAGAGCAAGGGAGTCCCAAACAGTGGATCTAGAATTCACGCGAAATCACGCCGTTTGACAGGAACCTGGAGGGAACGAGAATTGTGCAATGCCAGTTCGATAACCAATGTTTGAAACCCTAGCTTTGAGGATTAGAATTCCCAGACAGAGGCAAAGTTGGAGAGAGAAAAACCCTAATTTGAGAGAAAAGGATGATAGACGAAACGAGTGAGAAGCACGAGGAATGACTAGCGAGTGAGCGAAACTAGAAGAGATAGACAGAGAGATTGACAGGAATTTCCCTTGCATTTTTTGGGTTTGACCAAATTGGTATTAactcttttgattttctttattttttcttttccaaataattgttaatattctttatggaaattgattttctgttttaatttaattttcatttgattaatatatatatatatatatatgtgtgtgtgtgtatatatatgtttcagtTTTATAGAGAATTTTCTCCAaccttttacttttaaaaaaaaaaaaaaaatccaatcttatttttataatttgagaTAGTATGAAAAGACAATCTTGTCTTTTCCTTTAATTCATTGATGAATGGTAATAAAATAGAGGCTTTgaaattggtaatttttttttttttttcctaaatccaatggaaataataatgtagaaaatactattaaaaatatgGTGGAAAATCCTGGGGTGCTACGTGgtgagcagttttttttttttttttttttgggcgggGGGACAATATGAGTTAAGAAGAAGCTCTGTAAATCAAACAACagcataatataatattatgtatgtCTCAgtatttcagccaaaaaaaaaaaaatgtatgtcTCAGTAAATGACTAAATCTAAATCTGAATCTAATTCCACCATTTCATTTGCAACAACAAATCTACATCTAGAGAAGAGAAAGACCTACTAGTGCTCCATCCCCTTTTATTCTTTACACAATCAATCATCTCTGGTTTACACAAACCGACTCTCCAATCGATTGCAGTGCCTCCTCAGAAAAGGGTCCTTTCTGATTTCCGATTtgtgaagaata includes:
- the LOC107412576 gene encoding MACPF domain-containing protein At4g24290 isoform X1, which codes for MALKVPALKAAEVAIGSIGRGYDISTDLRLKYCKGDLIGSRLIEIDADDGRDIVLPGGITISNVSKSIKCDKGERTRFRSDVLSFQQMSEQFNQEITLTGKIPSGLFNAMFDFSGCWQKDAANTKTLAFDGVFITLYTVALEKTQMVLCDHVKKAVPSSWEPAALARFIETFGTHIIVGVRMGGKDVIYVKQQHSSTLQPADVQKKLKDMADKRFLDANGQYSTSSQQVYKDGKFEIREQRLRFADASPSSSYSHKEDIVSICKRRGGSDIRNLSHNEWLRTVQFEPDVISMSFIPITSLLNGVPGSGFLSHAINLYLRYKPPIEELHQFLEFQLPRQWAPVFSELPLGPQRKQQSSASLQFSFMGPKLYVNTTSVDVGKRPVTGLRLYLEGKRSNRLAIHLQHLSSLPKIFQLEDDPNGNFRRESYDRKYYEKVQWKNFSHVCTAPVESDEDLSIVTGAQLQVENYGIKNILFLRLRFSNVSGAAVVKHPEWDGSPGLAHKSGLISTLISHHFTTVQKPPPRPADVNINSAVYPGGPPVPVQAPKLLKFVDTTEMTRGPQETPGYWVVSGARLVVEKGRISLRVKYSLLTVILPDEEAMDDQ
- the LOC107412576 gene encoding MACPF domain-containing protein At4g24290 isoform X2, with translation MALKVPALKAAEVAIGSIGRGYDISTDLRLKYCKGDLIGSRLIEIDADDGRDIVLPGGITISNVSKSIKCDKGERTRFRSDVLSFQQMSEQFNQEITLTGKIPSGLFNAMFDFSGCWQKDAANTKTLAFDGVFITLYTVALEKTQMVLCDHVKKAVPSSWEPAALARFIETFGTHIIVGVRMGGKDVIYVKQQHSSTLQPADVQKKLKDMADKRFLDANGQYSTSSQQVYKDGKFEIREQRLRFADASPSSSYSHKEDIVSICKRRGGSDIRNLSHNEWLRTVQFEPDVISMSFIPITSLLNGVPGSGFLSHAINLYLRYKPPIEELHQFLEFQLPRQWAPVFSELPLGPQRKQQSSASLQFSFMGPKLYVDVGKRPVTGLRLYLEGKRSNRLAIHLQHLSSLPKIFQLEDDPNGNFRRESYDRKYYEKVQWKNFSHVCTAPVESDEDLSIVTGAQLQVENYGIKNILFLRLRFSNVSGAAVVKHPEWDGSPGLAHKSGLISTLISHHFTTVQKPPPRPADVNINSAVYPGGPPVPVQAPKLLKFVDTTEMTRGPQETPGYWVVSGARLVVEKGRISLRVKYSLLTVILPDEEAMDDQ
- the LOC107412554 gene encoding uncharacterized protein LOC107412554, with translation MNEIGSEKTKPWNIYTSTDSSPAQAAGVDSETPWKSFGTSMNAISFGFVATAILISMFLIMAIFEHIFRPTPSFSSSEDIANRSLELGQFEKLGHSQTVSTSYASDFSVLMPGHQYPTYIAQPAPLPCTREGIYWPSHAHQQQHTSLLP